In one Dehalococcoidia bacterium genomic region, the following are encoded:
- the rplI gene encoding 50S ribosomal protein L9: MRVVFLDDVDGVARAGEIKNVADGYARNFLLPRKLATAATPAEVHRAEARAKKIQAEQAKADAAAQEIANLIDERVITIPARAGEQGRLFGSVTASDIAEELSKLAKAQIDHRQVHLGQPIKELGSQQLTVALSRNVKATVTVQVVPEGKEAEAEQTPASAD, encoded by the coding sequence ATGCGTGTTGTGTTTCTCGACGATGTAGATGGCGTGGCGCGCGCCGGCGAGATCAAGAACGTCGCCGACGGCTACGCCCGCAATTTCCTGCTGCCCCGGAAGCTGGCGACCGCGGCCACGCCCGCCGAGGTCCACCGGGCCGAGGCCCGGGCCAAGAAGATCCAGGCGGAGCAGGCCAAGGCCGATGCCGCCGCCCAGGAGATCGCCAACCTCATCGACGAGCGGGTGATCACCATCCCCGCCCGCGCCGGCGAACAGGGGCGCCTGTTCGGCTCCGTCACGGCGTCGGACATCGCCGAAGAGCTATCGAAGCTGGCGAAGGCCCAGATCGACCACCGCCAGGTGCACCTGGGCCAGCCCATCAAGGAGCTTGGCTCGCAGCAGCTTACAGTTGCCTTGAGCCGCAACGTAAAGGCGACGGTCACGGTGCAGGTGGTCCCGGAGGGCAAGGAGGCGGAAGCGGAGCAGACGCCGGCGAGCGCGGACTAG